In Trifolium pratense cultivar HEN17-A07 linkage group LG7, ARS_RC_1.1, whole genome shotgun sequence, a genomic segment contains:
- the LOC123897852 gene encoding SKP1-like protein 14 — protein MASSSSNLISLKTSDGTVFKVERALAKTMKTVQAIIEEADANIYMIPIHNVFSHHMDMIIDYYKLSVAGKSKEFSVEKLDNDELKDFLLAVHYLNMEDLFEVLTQAVADRLEKKSVGYVRKYFGIENDFTPEEYAAIRKKNDWAFKGDDIEPEEDEEKQEE, from the coding sequence ATggcttcatcttcatcaaactTGATCTCTCTCAAAACCTCCGACGGCACTGTTTTCAAAGTCGAACGAGCACTCGCCAAGACAATGAAAACCGTTCAAGCAATCATCGAAGAAGCCGACGCTAACATCTACATGATTCCCATCCACAACGTTTTCAGCCACCACATGGACATGATCATCGACTATTACAAACTTTCCGTCGCCGGAAAGTCGAAAGAATTCTCCGTCGAGAAACTTGATAACGATGAATTGAAGGATTTTCTTCTCGCTGTGCATTACTTGAATATGGAAGATCTTTTCGAGGTTCTTACTCAGGCTGTTGCTGATCGACTTGAGAAGAAGAGTGTTGGGTATGTGAGGAAGTATTTTGGTATTGAGAATGATTTTACGCCGGAGGAATATGCTGCTATTCGGAAAAAGAATGATTGGGCTTTTAAGGGTGATGACATTGAACCtgaagaagacgaagaaaaacaagaagaatga